One window from the genome of Marinitoga hydrogenitolerans DSM 16785 encodes:
- a CDS encoding DUF1659 domain-containing protein, translating into MASKISLGNKARISFDYGVDENGKQIIKRKSFSLIADATDDQVYTASNNFASLCEKPLVEIEKIETYELQA; encoded by the coding sequence ATGGCAAGCAAAATTAGTTTAGGCAACAAAGCAAGAATTTCATTTGATTATGGAGTAGATGAAAATGGAAAACAAATTATCAAAAGAAAATCCTTTTCATTAATTGCTGATGCAACAGATGACCAAGTATACACAGCATCTAATAACTTTGCATCATTATGTGAAAAACCATTAGTTGAAATTGAAAAAATTGAAACCTATGAATTACAAGCTTAA